A portion of the Fusobacterium nucleatum genome contains these proteins:
- a CDS encoding cytochrome c biogenesis CcdA family protein → MLNTELFIGAVYVAGLLSFFSPCIFPLLPVYIGMLSTSGKKSIIKTLVFVIGLSTSFVLLGFGAGSIGSFLISKTFRIISGVIVIIFGIIQMEIVKIPFLERTKLVDIKGKEDDSIWGAFLLGFTFSLGWTPCVGPILASILFISSGGGNPYYGALMMFIYVLGLATPFVILSLSSKYVLTKVSAIKKHLGIMKKIGGLLIIIMGILLLTDKLSIFL, encoded by the coding sequence ATGTTAAATACAGAGTTATTTATTGGAGCAGTTTATGTTGCAGGTCTACTTTCTTTCTTTTCACCTTGTATATTTCCATTACTTCCAGTTTATATTGGAATGTTAAGTACAAGTGGTAAGAAATCTATTATAAAGACATTAGTATTTGTGATTGGACTCTCAACAAGTTTTGTTTTACTTGGATTTGGAGCTGGAAGTATAGGTTCATTTTTGATAAGTAAAACATTTAGAATAATTAGTGGAGTGATAGTTATAATATTTGGAATTATTCAAATGGAAATTGTCAAAATACCATTTTTGGAAAGAACAAAACTTGTGGATATAAAAGGAAAAGAAGATGATAGTATTTGGGGAGCATTTTTACTAGGTTTCACTTTTAGTTTAGGATGGACACCTTGTGTTGGACCAATACTTGCTTCAATTCTTTTTATTTCAAGTGGAGGAGGAAATCCTTATTATGGAGCACTTATGATGTTTATTTATGTTTTAGGTTTAGCGACACCTTTTGTCATTCTATCTTTATCTTCAAAATATGTATTGACAAAAGTTTCAGCAATAAAAAAACATTTAGGTATTATGAAAAAAATTGGTGGTTTGTTGATAATTATTATGGGAATTTTACTTCTTACTGATAAATTAAGTATATTTTTATAA
- a CDS encoding redoxin family protein — translation MKGLKKLFLGIMMLLMGAVAFGAEMDLSKVTLKDLNGMSYSFGKDGKPTYVKFWASWCPICLSGLEDIDNLSKEKKDFEVVTVVSPGLVGEKKTEDFKKWYKSLEYKNIKVLLDEKGELSKMLNVRVYPTSVVVNKAGKAEKVLPGHLEKAEIKKLFSSKMNDAHMMKDDKMMMNDKGMKDTMMKDDKMMNDKHMMKDDKMNMEKKTSM, via the coding sequence ATGAAAGGGCTAAAAAAATTGTTTTTAGGAATTATGATGTTATTAATGGGAGCAGTAGCTTTTGGAGCAGAGATGGATTTATCAAAGGTTACTTTAAAAGATTTAAATGGAATGAGTTATTCTTTTGGAAAAGACGGAAAACCAACTTATGTTAAGTTTTGGGCTTCTTGGTGTCCAATTTGTCTTTCTGGATTAGAAGATATAGATAATCTTAGCAAAGAAAAGAAAGATTTTGAAGTTGTTACTGTTGTTTCTCCTGGATTAGTTGGGGAAAAGAAAACAGAAGATTTTAAAAAATGGTATAAATCTTTAGAATATAAGAATATAAAAGTTTTATTAGATGAAAAAGGTGAATTATCAAAGATGTTAAATGTTCGTGTTTATCCAACTTCTGTAGTTGTAAATAAAGCTGGGAAAGCTGAAAAAGTTCTTCCAGGTCATTTAGAAAAAGCAGAAATAAAAAAATTATTTTCTTCTAAAATGAATGATGCTCATATGATGAAAGATGATAAAATGATGATGAATGACAAAGGAATGAAAGACACTATGATGAAAGATGACAAAATGATGAATGATAAACATATGATGAAAGATGATAAAATGAATATGGAAAAAAAAACATCAATGTAA
- the msrB gene encoding peptide-methionine (R)-S-oxide reductase MsrB, translating to MEKIYGVIDVTSGYANGKTKNPKYQDLHSSGHAETVHVKYDASKVNLSTLLKYYFKIIDPTSVNKQGNDRGSQYRTGIYYVNQNDKSVIQDEIKEQQKKYSQKIVVEVLPLKEYYLAEEYHQDYLKKNPNGYCHIDLSKADDIIVDEKKYPKLSEKELRMKLNSKQYEVTQNGDTERAFQNDYWDFFDKGIYVDITTGEPLFSSTDKYASQCGWPSFVKPIVPEVVTYHNDTSFNMIRTEVRSRSGKAHLGHVFDDGPRDRGGKRYCINSAAIQFIPYAEMEAKGYGYLLPLVK from the coding sequence ATGGAAAAAATCTATGGTGTAATAGATGTAACTTCTGGATATGCAAATGGAAAAACTAAAAATCCTAAATACCAAGACTTACATAGTTCAGGACATGCTGAAACAGTCCATGTTAAGTATGATGCAAGTAAAGTTAATCTTTCAACTTTGTTAAAATACTATTTTAAAATTATTGATCCAACAAGTGTAAATAAACAAGGAAATGACAGAGGTTCACAATATAGAACAGGAATTTATTATGTAAATCAAAATGATAAATCTGTTATTCAAGATGAAATAAAAGAACAACAAAAAAAATATTCTCAAAAAATTGTAGTAGAAGTTTTACCTTTAAAAGAATATTATTTAGCAGAAGAATATCATCAAGATTATTTGAAAAAAAATCCTAATGGTTATTGTCATATTGATTTATCAAAAGCAGATGATATAATAGTAGATGAAAAAAAATATCCAAAATTATCTGAAAAAGAATTAAGAATGAAATTAAATTCAAAACAATATGAAGTAACACAAAATGGAGATACAGAAAGAGCATTTCAAAATGATTATTGGGATTTTTTTGACAAAGGAATTTATGTTGATATAACAACAGGAGAACCATTATTTTCTTCAACTGATAAATATGCTTCTCAATGTGGATGGCCTAGTTTTGTAAAACCTATTGTTCCAGAAGTTGTAACTTACCATAATGATACTAGTTTCAATATGATAAGAACAGAAGTAAGAAGCAGAAGTGGAAAAGCACATTTAGGACATGTATTTGATGATGGGCCAAGAGATAGAGGGGGAAAAAGATATTGTATCAATAGTGCAGCAATACAATTTATTCCTTATGCAGAAATGGAAGCAAAAGGTTATGGATATTTATTACCACTTGTAAAATAA
- a CDS encoding response regulator transcription factor, which translates to MYKLMIADDEPLIRRGIKQLIDLSSLQIGEIYEASTGEEALKVFEEFKPEIVLMDINMPKIDGLSVAKKIKSINPDTKIAIITGYNYFDYAQTAIKIGVEDYILKPISKSDVSEIIVKLVSSLQKERKDKEIEKVLEKITTVDTQDNIAKNNYKELIQNIIEESYTDSQFTLSVLSEKLDLSSGYLSIMFKKNFGIPFQDYLLQKRMEKAKLLLLTTELKNYEIAEQVGFEDVNYFITKFKKYYQITPKQYREMVLKNENE; encoded by the coding sequence GTGTATAAGTTAATGATTGCAGATGATGAACCTTTAATTAGGAGGGGTATAAAACAACTAATAGATTTATCTTCTTTACAAATTGGAGAAATTTATGAGGCTTCAACGGGAGAAGAGGCATTAAAAGTATTTGAGGAGTTTAAACCTGAAATTGTTTTAATGGATATTAATATGCCAAAAATTGACGGATTATCGGTTGCAAAAAAGATAAAATCAATAAATCCTGATACAAAAATAGCAATCATTACAGGATATAATTATTTTGATTATGCACAAACGGCTATTAAAATTGGAGTAGAAGATTATATTTTAAAGCCAATTTCAAAGTCAGATGTTTCAGAGATTATTGTAAAATTAGTGAGCTCCTTGCAAAAGGAAAGAAAAGATAAGGAAATTGAAAAAGTATTAGAAAAAATAACAACAGTAGATACACAAGATAACATTGCAAAAAATAATTATAAAGAATTAATACAAAACATTATTGAAGAAAGTTATACTGATAGTCAATTTACCTTATCCGTTCTCTCTGAAAAATTAGATTTAAGTTCAGGGTATTTAAGTATTATGTTTAAGAAAAATTTTGGAATTCCATTTCAAGATTATCTTTTACAAAAGAGAATGGAAAAGGCAAAATTATTACTTTTAACAACTGAACTAAAAAATTATGAAATAGCTGAACAAGTTGGTTTTGAAGATGTAAATTATTTTATAACAAAATTTAAAAAATATTATCAAATTACTCCAAAACAGTATAGAGAAATGGTGTTAAAAAATGAAAATGAATAA
- a CDS encoding sensor histidine kinase, with protein MKMNNKPLNIKIGFYFLITNLVLVLLLGSIFYFSSSSLLIQKEISAKTEAIEKSGNYIELYMNKLTTLSQVISHDKGVYDYLKNKDESEKNRILNIIDNTLSTDPYIKSIILIRKDGAVISNEKNVNMEVSSDMMKEEWYVNSLMNPMPVLNPLRKQNFSLDGMDDWVISVSREIADTNGENLGVLLIDVKYQALHEYLQNQETGKNSDIVILDEDNRIVYYKEIPYDTSQEKYLKNLKNIEEGYNRKENTVTVKYPIKNTHWTLIEISYMQEIDSLKNHFFEMIVISCLASLLITVLINISVLRRITKPIKELEQHMNNFNNDLSKINLKGDVSIEILSLQNHFNEMIDKIKYLREYEINALYSQINPHFLYNTLDTIIWMAEFQDTEKVISITKALSNFFRISLSNGKEKIPLKEEINHIKEYLYIQKQRYEDKLEYKISIQEELENIEVPKIILQPFVENAIYHGIKNLDTTGIISIYSQIVENKIELIIEDNGIGFEAAKKQALMKMGGVGIKNVNKRIQYYYGKEYGAKIDSSFKTGARIIITLPYK; from the coding sequence ATGAAAATGAATAATAAACCACTAAACATAAAGATAGGATTTTATTTTTTAATTACCAATTTAGTTCTAGTTTTACTTTTAGGAAGTATATTTTATTTCAGTTCAAGTAGCCTTTTAATACAGAAAGAAATTTCAGCTAAGACAGAAGCTATTGAAAAAAGTGGGAATTATATTGAGTTGTATATGAACAAATTAACAACATTAAGTCAAGTAATTTCACATGATAAAGGAGTATATGATTATCTAAAAAATAAAGATGAAAGTGAAAAAAATAGAATTTTAAATATAATAGATAATACACTTTCCACAGATCCTTATATAAAATCTATTATTTTAATAAGAAAAGATGGAGCAGTTATTTCTAATGAAAAAAATGTAAATATGGAAGTTTCTAGTGATATGATGAAAGAGGAATGGTATGTAAATTCTTTAATGAACCCTATGCCTGTATTAAATCCACTTAGAAAACAAAATTTCTCACTTGATGGAATGGACGATTGGGTTATTTCTGTCAGTAGAGAAATTGCAGATACTAATGGAGAAAATTTAGGTGTATTGTTGATAGATGTAAAATACCAAGCACTTCATGAGTATCTTCAAAATCAAGAAACAGGAAAGAACAGTGATATTGTTATTTTAGATGAGGATAATAGGATAGTTTACTATAAAGAAATCCCTTATGATACTTCCCAAGAAAAATATCTAAAAAATTTAAAAAATATTGAAGAGGGATATAACAGAAAAGAAAATACAGTTACAGTAAAATATCCTATCAAGAATACTCATTGGACATTGATTGAAATTTCATATATGCAAGAAATTGACAGCTTAAAAAATCATTTTTTTGAAATGATAGTTATAAGTTGTTTGGCTTCTCTTTTAATTACAGTTTTAATAAATATCAGTGTATTGAGAAGAATTACAAAACCAATTAAAGAGTTAGAGCAACATATGAATAATTTTAATAATGATTTATCAAAAATAAATTTAAAAGGTGATGTAAGTATTGAAATTTTAAGTTTACAAAACCATTTTAATGAAATGATAGATAAGATTAAATATTTAAGAGAATATGAAATTAATGCACTTTACAGTCAAATTAATCCACATTTTTTATACAATACTTTGGATACAATAATTTGGATGGCAGAATTTCAGGATACTGAAAAAGTTATTTCTATTACAAAGGCTTTATCTAACTTTTTTAGAATTTCTTTAAGTAATGGAAAAGAAAAAATTCCTTTAAAGGAAGAAATAAATCATATTAAAGAATATTTATATATACAAAAGCAAAGATATGAAGATAAATTAGAATATAAAATTTCAATACAAGAAGAATTAGAAAACATAGAGGTACCTAAGATTATATTACAACCTTTTGTAGAAAATGCAATTTATCATGGTATTAAAAATTTAGATACAACAGGAATAATTTCTATATATTCTCAAATAGTAGAGAATAAGATAGAATTAATAATAGAGGATAATGGTATTGGATTTGAAGCAGCTAAAAAACAAGCACTTATGAAAATGGGTGGAGTTGGAATTAAAAATGTAAATAAGAGAATTCAGTATTATTATGGAAAAGAATATGGAGCAAAAATAGATAGTTCCTTTAAAACAGGAGCTAGAATCATAATAACCCTACCTTATAAATAA
- a CDS encoding RNA-binding domain-containing protein has product MTIEEMKNLIQNGEKIDVEFKESKEALTKDIFDSVCSFNNRNGGHIFLGVSDKKEIIGVNKNKIDKIIKEFTTSINNPQKIYPPLYLVPLVVEIDEKIIVYIRVPKGYQVCRHNGKIWDRSYEGDINITDNSELVYKMYARKQSSYFVNKVYPNLKIDFLDINIIEKVRKMAILRNQNHTWKNLNDEELLRSANLILIDPETNKEGITLAAILLFGKDNSIMSVLPQHKTDAIFRVENKDRYDDRDVIITNLIDSYDRLISFGQKHLNDLFVLDGIINVNARDRILREIISNTLAHRDYSSGFPAKMIIDDEKIIIENSNLAHGIGELDLQKFEPFPKNPPISKVFREIGLADELGSGMRNTYKYTQLYSGMKPIFEEGNIFRTIIPLKEIATEKVGGENVSRNVPRNVPRNVPQKSIEEMKEIMKEIIKKNNRVSRKYLAEILGVSEKTITRYIKEIPNLSYIGKGKNGYWKLDEE; this is encoded by the coding sequence ATGACAATAGAAGAAATGAAAAATCTAATTCAAAATGGTGAAAAAATAGATGTTGAATTTAAAGAGTCAAAAGAGGCTTTAACCAAAGATATATTTGATTCTGTATGTTCTTTCAATAATAGAAATGGAGGACATATTTTTCTTGGTGTTAGTGATAAAAAGGAAATAATTGGAGTAAATAAAAATAAAATTGATAAAATTATTAAAGAGTTTACAACTTCAATTAATAATCCACAAAAAATATATCCTCCACTATATTTAGTGCCACTTGTTGTTGAAATAGATGAAAAAATTATTGTCTATATAAGAGTACCTAAGGGTTACCAAGTATGTAGACATAATGGGAAAATATGGGATAGATCTTATGAAGGAGATATAAATATTACAGATAATTCAGAGCTTGTTTATAAGATGTATGCAAGAAAACAAAGTAGTTATTTTGTGAATAAAGTTTATCCTAATTTAAAAATAGATTTTTTAGATATAAATATTATTGAAAAAGTAAGAAAAATGGCAATTTTAAGAAATCAAAATCATACTTGGAAAAACTTAAATGATGAGGAATTACTTAGAAGTGCTAACTTAATTTTGATTGACCCTGAAACAAATAAAGAAGGAATTACATTAGCAGCGATTCTCTTATTTGGAAAGGATAATTCTATTATGTCTGTACTCCCACAACATAAAACAGATGCTATATTTAGAGTGGAAAATAAAGATAGATATGATGATAGAGATGTGATTATTACAAATTTGATTGATAGTTATGATAGATTAATCAGTTTTGGTCAAAAGCACTTAAATGATTTATTTGTACTAGATGGTATTATAAATGTGAATGCAAGAGATAGAATTTTAAGAGAAATTATATCAAATACATTAGCTCATAGAGATTATTCAAGTGGATTCCCTGCCAAGATGATTATTGATGATGAAAAAATAATCATTGAAAATAGTAATTTGGCTCATGGTATAGGGGAATTAGATTTACAAAAATTTGAACCTTTTCCTAAAAATCCACCAATATCTAAAGTTTTTAGAGAAATAGGTCTTGCTGATGAACTTGGTTCTGGTATGAGGAATACATATAAATATACTCAGCTATATTCAGGTATGAAGCCAATATTTGAAGAGGGAAATATATTTAGGACAATTATTCCTCTTAAAGAAATTGCAACTGAAAAAGTTGGTGGAGAAAATGTCTCTCGAAATGTCCCTCGAAATGTCCCTCGAAATGTCCCTCAAAAATCAATAGAGGAAATGAAGGAAATAATGAAAGAAATAATAAAGAAAAATAATAGAGTAAGCCGTAAATATTTAGCTGAAATATTAGGAGTAAGTGAAAAGACTATTACAAGATATATAAAAGAAATTCCTAATTTATCCTATATTGGAAAAGGAAAAAATGGATATTGGAAATTAGATGAGGAATAA
- a CDS encoding ABC transporter substrate-binding protein, giving the protein MRNKKLGIIGIFVLCLLFLVACNKEKEKMAKPEEKEVVLRLEGGDFGYPNPFRHQNRGPGFFKMELIYDSLLEKDDNGLIPWLAKEWEVSEDGKTFTFTLVDGAKWHDGKDLTAEDVAFTVEYFKKHPPVRGGLMLNGEYLMDTVSVDGNKVIIHTVDYTPVALEKIGSMRIIPKHIWEKVDDPEKFSGEGDIVGSGPYKLVAYNSEQGSYKMEKNNEFWGLEAAATRIEWIPVSDRVLAFQNGEIDITVIPVDLLKNFENNKEFKIVKNFGLHNYRLYFNFDKVPVLQDKDVRQAIAYAIDRKELIDKLERGSGLEGSQGYLPPTHSMYNKNLPAYSYNVEKAKELIKGKTFEVELLVGNSPKEVKMAELIKIRLEEIGISVKVVSIDSKARDSKVRDKDYQMAIMKSGGMGADPDMLREIYSSKSKKGELAGYHNEALDKLLFQQSTEKDVEKRKELIYKIQEVLAEEIPMLLLYGEIENTVYRPEKYDYWTTRYDHTKLDHPKLSYVIRPKK; this is encoded by the coding sequence GTGAGAAATAAAAAGTTAGGTATTATAGGAATTTTTGTTTTATGTTTACTTTTTTTAGTTGCTTGCAATAAAGAAAAAGAAAAAATGGCAAAGCCAGAAGAAAAGGAAGTAGTTCTTAGATTAGAGGGAGGAGATTTCGGCTATCCAAATCCATTTAGACATCAAAATAGAGGACCAGGATTTTTCAAAATGGAGTTAATTTATGATTCATTGTTAGAAAAAGATGATAATGGATTAATTCCTTGGCTAGCAAAAGAATGGGAAGTAAGTGAAGATGGAAAAACTTTTACATTTACTTTGGTAGATGGTGCAAAATGGCATGATGGAAAAGATTTAACAGCAGAAGATGTAGCTTTTACTGTGGAATATTTTAAAAAACATCCACCAGTAAGAGGTGGGCTTATGTTAAATGGAGAGTATTTAATGGATACAGTTTCTGTTGATGGAAATAAAGTTATAATTCATACAGTGGATTATACTCCAGTAGCACTTGAAAAAATTGGTAGCATGAGAATAATTCCAAAACATATTTGGGAAAAAGTAGATGATCCAGAAAAATTTTCAGGAGAGGGAGATATTGTAGGTTCAGGACCATATAAATTAGTGGCATATAATTCAGAACAAGGTTCATATAAAATGGAAAAAAATAATGAATTTTGGGGATTAGAAGCAGCTGCAACAAGAATAGAGTGGATACCAGTCAGTGATAGAGTTTTAGCATTTCAAAATGGAGAAATTGATATTACAGTAATTCCTGTTGATTTATTGAAAAATTTTGAAAATAACAAAGAATTTAAAATTGTTAAAAATTTTGGTTTACATAATTACAGATTATATTTTAATTTTGATAAAGTCCCAGTTTTACAAGATAAAGATGTAAGACAAGCAATTGCCTATGCTATTGATAGAAAAGAATTAATTGATAAATTAGAAAGAGGTTCAGGGTTAGAAGGAAGTCAAGGTTATTTACCACCAACTCATTCAATGTATAATAAAAATCTTCCAGCTTATTCTTATAATGTAGAAAAAGCAAAAGAGCTTATAAAAGGTAAAACTTTTGAAGTGGAACTATTGGTAGGAAATAGTCCTAAGGAAGTAAAAATGGCAGAACTTATAAAAATAAGACTAGAAGAAATTGGAATTTCAGTAAAGGTAGTAAGTATCGATAGTAAAGCAAGAGATAGCAAAGTAAGAGATAAAGATTATCAAATGGCAATCATGAAATCAGGTGGAATGGGAGCAGATCCAGATATGTTAAGAGAAATATACTCATCTAAGTCAAAAAAAGGAGAATTAGCAGGCTATCATAATGAAGCCTTAGATAAATTATTATTTCAACAGTCAACAGAAAAAGATGTTGAAAAAAGAAAAGAATTGATATACAAAATTCAAGAAGTTTTAGCAGAAGAAATTCCAATGCTTTTATTATATGGAGAAATTGAAAATACAGTTTATAGACCAGAAAAATATGATTATTGGACAACTAGATATGACCATACTAAACTAGATCATCCTAAATTATCATATGTAATAAGACCAAAGAAATGA
- a CDS encoding ABC transporter permease, with amino-acid sequence MKKKYIVLFFILLTIHFMLPRIMKADPFVFLSSDGTEVASYTEEEILKYKQYYGLDMPLWRQYLNYLLGIFTGNLGYSIYFKEKVTTLIFSRLVWTAGIVIFSLCISSVFGLFLGSFSAWNYQRKVDTILYQGMVIISEIPSFLIANMILMFFIIKWRILPTAGGITPFIKIEFSWNFILDIIKHAILPGLTLTFLRLPDFYFVSRSAMLQQIQKKYVETAQAKSLGDIYILMRHCLPNAINPIMTRFLLSIQTMFNATLIVENVFKYPGIGKLIRDAVFYRDYLLLQGIFLVITIFILTISFLGENFYQTIEKRKEL; translated from the coding sequence ATGAAAAAGAAATATATAGTTTTATTTTTTATATTATTAACAATACATTTTATGCTGCCTCGTATAATGAAAGCTGATCCTTTTGTATTTTTATCTTCAGATGGGACAGAGGTTGCAAGTTATACAGAAGAAGAAATTTTAAAATATAAACAATATTATGGATTAGATATGCCATTATGGAGGCAGTATTTGAATTATCTTTTAGGTATTTTTACAGGAAATTTGGGATATAGCATTTATTTTAAAGAAAAAGTAACAACCTTAATATTTAGTCGTTTAGTATGGACAGCAGGAATAGTAATTTTTTCATTATGTATTAGTTCAGTTTTTGGTTTGTTTTTAGGAAGCTTTTCTGCATGGAATTATCAAAGAAAAGTGGATACAATTCTTTATCAAGGAATGGTTATCATATCTGAAATTCCAAGTTTTTTAATTGCAAATATGATATTGATGTTTTTTATTATAAAATGGAGAATTTTACCAACAGCTGGAGGAATAACTCCATTTATAAAAATCGAATTTTCTTGGAACTTTATTTTAGATATTATAAAACATGCAATCTTACCAGGTTTAACCTTAACCTTTTTAAGACTTCCAGATTTTTATTTTGTTAGCAGAAGTGCTATGCTTCAACAAATTCAAAAAAAATATGTAGAAACAGCTCAAGCAAAATCGTTGGGAGATATTTATATCTTGATGAGGCATTGTTTGCCTAATGCAATAAATCCAATAATGACTAGATTTTTACTTAGTATACAGACAATGTTTAATGCAACATTGATAGTAGAAAATGTGTTTAAGTATCCAGGAATTGGCAAATTAATAAGAGATGCTGTTTTTTACAGAGATTATTTGCTGTTACAAGGAATTTTTTTAGTTATTACAATTTTTATTTTAACTATAAGCTTTTTAGGTGAAAATTTTTATCAAACAATAGAAAAGAGGAAAGAATTATGA
- a CDS encoding ABC transporter permease has product MRIKEINLKLSYVFLFFILILAILPYFSFLKSGTIPSGTALLPPSKEHWFGTDDLGIDIFSEICYGAKNTIILSCSSALFAAIGGSVIGMVAGYFGGIFDEILLGIIDFFISVPDLLLMVVLGTFLGPSLRNIVFSIVLVSWIMPAKITRSQILRMKQENYIKIAKIYGAGFIHLFLWHFWKPFFSIIMISVIKLMNRAILAEAALSYLGLGDPLSKSWGMIITRAMDFPNIYLTEFWKWWLVYPVTFMVLMVLSIAIIGQKIERKIGGVYRTQ; this is encoded by the coding sequence ATGAGGATAAAAGAAATAAATTTAAAATTATCTTATGTTTTTTTGTTTTTTATACTAATTCTTGCAATTCTTCCCTATTTTTCTTTTTTGAAATCTGGAACAATACCTAGTGGAACAGCATTACTACCTCCTTCTAAGGAACATTGGTTTGGAACAGATGATCTAGGAATAGATATTTTTTCTGAAATTTGCTATGGGGCGAAGAATACTATTATTTTATCTTGTTCAAGTGCTTTATTTGCAGCTATTGGTGGAAGTGTTATAGGAATGGTAGCAGGATATTTTGGAGGTATTTTTGATGAAATTCTTTTAGGAATAATAGATTTTTTTATCAGTGTTCCTGATTTGCTTCTTATGGTAGTCTTAGGAACTTTTTTAGGTCCAAGTTTAAGAAATATTGTTTTTTCCATAGTTTTAGTTTCTTGGATTATGCCAGCAAAAATCACAAGAAGCCAAATTTTAAGAATGAAACAGGAAAATTATATAAAAATAGCAAAAATTTATGGAGCAGGTTTTATTCATCTTTTTTTATGGCACTTTTGGAAACCATTTTTTTCTATTATTATGATAAGTGTAATAAAACTTATGAATAGAGCTATTTTAGCAGAAGCTGCCTTGTCATATTTAGGATTAGGGGATCCATTATCTAAAAGTTGGGGAATGATTATAACAAGAGCTATGGATTTTCCTAATATATATCTCACAGAATTTTGGAAATGGTGGTTAGTATATCCTGTAACATTTATGGTCCTTATGGTTTTATCCATTGCTATTATTGGTCAAAAAATAGAAAGAAAAATTGGAGGAGTATACAGAACACAATGA